A single region of the Halonatronomonas betaini genome encodes:
- a CDS encoding C45 family autoproteolytic acyltransferase/hydolase: MTTQSPGPHTNFLEIRGGPTERGHKYGKLAHKEIKQAISFFHNFNQRNGFSIKETRNIASRFLPYITKYSPEIEAELKAIATGAQVNYHDILMISLNEERNIFNNKGNCTSFAATGNSTYQNKAVIGQTWDNFLEWEDNFNDFLLIRRATQGPDIISYTYPGMLAAAGLNSAGIAICWNSVPRLKIKKGVPTYIIIEEILRQKTIGDALTAVMKANRAGCFSLFLSDGDEIYHIEATPNDIEINYSADYLSHGNHYLTPRFARQEPEPENLEKYRRKASSIIRDNRMNKFLKENSGRISMVTAQRFLKDHLNYPHSICRHSDKRSKYSDKFLTRAAWIIEPARKELWYAGGPPCENQFIRYKL; the protein is encoded by the coding sequence ATGACTACTCAAAGCCCTGGACCCCATACCAATTTCTTAGAAATCAGAGGTGGACCAACAGAAAGAGGCCATAAATATGGCAAATTAGCTCACAAGGAAATCAAACAAGCTATAAGCTTCTTCCATAATTTTAATCAACGTAATGGCTTTAGTATCAAAGAAACCAGGAATATCGCAAGCAGATTCTTACCTTATATTACTAAATACTCTCCAGAAATCGAGGCGGAACTAAAGGCGATTGCCACTGGTGCCCAGGTAAATTATCATGATATTCTAATGATTTCTTTAAATGAAGAGCGCAATATTTTTAATAATAAAGGCAACTGTACATCCTTTGCAGCAACTGGCAACTCAACCTATCAGAACAAGGCGGTAATCGGTCAGACCTGGGATAATTTTTTAGAATGGGAAGATAACTTCAATGACTTTTTATTAATAAGAAGAGCTACTCAGGGCCCTGATATCATCTCGTATACCTACCCAGGAATGCTAGCTGCTGCAGGTTTAAATTCTGCTGGTATTGCAATTTGCTGGAATTCAGTCCCGAGACTAAAAATCAAAAAAGGTGTCCCGACCTATATTATTATAGAGGAAATTCTACGGCAAAAAACAATAGGCGATGCTTTAACTGCTGTAATGAAAGCCAATCGAGCAGGCTGCTTTAGTCTATTCCTGTCAGATGGAGATGAAATTTACCATATTGAAGCCACACCTAATGATATTGAAATTAACTATTCCGCTGATTATTTAAGTCATGGCAACCATTATTTAACTCCCCGTTTTGCCAGGCAGGAACCGGAGCCTGAAAACCTTGAAAAATACCGAAGAAAGGCCTCATCTATCATTAGAGATAATAGGATGAATAAGTTCTTAAAAGAAAATTCCGGCAGAATCTCAATGGTTACAGCCCAGAGATTCTTAAAAGACCATCTCAATTACCCCCACTCAATCTGCAGACATAGTGATAAAAGATCTAAATATAGCGATAAATTTTTAACCAGAGCAGCCTGGATAATAGAACCTGCCAGAAAAGAGCTCTGGTATGCTGGTGGCCCACCATGTGAAAATCAATTTATAAGATATAAATTATAA
- a CDS encoding carbonic anhydrase encodes MDCDFVTAINCMDGRVQEPVLDYLKGRCDVNNVDMITVPGPSRVLTDADFIQVAEFIRDRVAISVNIHGSHLIALIGHHDCAGNPIPRNEQLEEIIDAVELIKGWEFETEVLGLWVNSKFQVEVVV; translated from the coding sequence TTGGATTGTGATTTTGTAACTGCAATTAATTGTATGGATGGGCGGGTTCAGGAGCCTGTACTTGATTATTTAAAAGGAAGATGTGATGTTAATAATGTTGATATGATAACTGTTCCTGGCCCAAGTAGGGTCTTGACTGATGCTGATTTTATACAGGTGGCAGAGTTTATCAGAGATAGAGTTGCTATCTCAGTTAATATTCATGGCTCACATCTAATTGCCTTGATTGGTCATCATGACTGTGCTGGAAATCCTATACCTAGAAATGAACAGCTTGAAGAAATTATTGATGCAGTAGAACTGATTAAAGGATGGGAATTTGAGACTGAAGTTTTAGGTCTCTGGGTTAATAGTAAGTTCCAGGTAGAAGTTGTTGTTTGA
- a CDS encoding NADH-dependent [FeFe] hydrogenase, group A6, protein MSNNTEKVDTINIWVDEEKYETRSDQTVLEFLREIERDIPTLCHLKGISTTGSCRICLVEDQGSGKLVAACNTPITDGMRIETNNRRVRETRIMNLELLLSDHEVDCPSCIKNRDCELRKITEDMGIREVSFPGKKNEFKKDTSSVSLKRDPAKCINCGRCINVCHDVQTVNVLEAEGRGFSTRIGPVFYNELANSACVMCGQCAAACPTGAITEKENISDVWGALNDPKKHVIVQTAPAVRVALAEEFDREPGTAATGQMVTALRKMGFNSVFDTQFTADLTIMEEGTELINRIKNNGDLPLFTSCSPGWINFIETFYPEYLKHLSSCKSPQQMFGALANSYYLEKNDLSPEELVVVSVMPCTAKKYEANRPEMIGDVDYVLTTRELGQMIKQMGIDLFDLPESDYDKMMGSSTGAAAIFGTTGGVMEAALRTGYELLTGEELPGIDFQEARGLSSGIKEAEVEINDLKLRVAVAHGLSNARELLEAMKSGKEYHFIEFMTCPGGCIGGGGQPIYREDGVLEKRLEAIYNIDREKELRKSHENPEVEILYNEYLGEPGSKLAHKLLHTEYSSQSIY, encoded by the coding sequence ATGTCTAATAATACCGAAAAAGTTGATACTATAAATATCTGGGTTGATGAAGAAAAATATGAAACCAGATCTGACCAGACTGTATTAGAGTTTTTAAGAGAGATTGAAAGAGATATACCGACTTTGTGTCATTTAAAGGGTATAAGTACAACAGGATCCTGCAGGATCTGTCTTGTAGAAGATCAGGGAAGTGGCAAATTGGTTGCTGCCTGTAACACCCCTATTACTGACGGTATGAGAATAGAAACAAACAATAGGCGGGTACGGGAAACCAGAATTATGAATCTAGAATTATTGCTATCAGATCATGAGGTTGACTGCCCCAGTTGTATAAAGAATAGGGATTGTGAATTGCGGAAGATAACTGAAGATATGGGGATTAGAGAAGTTAGTTTTCCAGGTAAAAAAAATGAATTTAAAAAAGATACCTCATCAGTTTCTTTAAAAAGGGATCCGGCTAAATGTATTAATTGTGGGCGTTGCATAAATGTATGCCATGATGTTCAAACAGTCAATGTTCTTGAAGCAGAGGGTAGAGGCTTTTCTACCAGGATCGGACCAGTTTTTTATAATGAACTGGCAAATAGTGCCTGTGTTATGTGTGGACAATGTGCAGCAGCCTGTCCTACAGGAGCTATAACAGAAAAAGAAAATATTTCTGATGTCTGGGGAGCCTTGAATGATCCCAAAAAACATGTAATTGTCCAGACAGCTCCAGCAGTTAGGGTTGCCTTAGCTGAAGAGTTTGACAGAGAACCTGGAACTGCAGCTACCGGGCAGATGGTAACAGCCTTGAGAAAGATGGGGTTTAATAGTGTCTTTGATACCCAGTTTACTGCGGATCTGACAATTATGGAAGAAGGAACTGAGTTAATAAATCGGATAAAGAATAATGGCGACCTGCCTCTTTTTACATCTTGTAGTCCAGGCTGGATTAATTTTATTGAAACATTTTATCCAGAATATTTAAAGCATCTTTCCAGCTGTAAATCTCCTCAGCAGATGTTTGGAGCGCTGGCTAACTCATATTATCTGGAAAAGAATGATTTATCTCCAGAAGAACTTGTTGTTGTCTCTGTTATGCCCTGTACAGCTAAAAAGTATGAGGCAAACCGGCCTGAGATGATAGGTGATGTTGATTATGTGTTAACAACCAGAGAATTAGGTCAGATGATAAAACAGATGGGGATTGACCTTTTTGATCTGCCTGAAAGTGATTATGATAAGATGATGGGAAGTTCAACTGGAGCAGCTGCAATTTTTGGAACAACAGGAGGAGTAATGGAAGCTGCTCTAAGAACAGGTTATGAGTTATTGACTGGAGAGGAATTGCCAGGAATTGATTTTCAGGAGGCTAGAGGTTTAAGTTCAGGAATTAAAGAGGCTGAAGTAGAGATAAATGATCTAAAGTTAAGGGTTGCTGTTGCTCATGGCTTAAGTAATGCCAGAGAACTTTTGGAGGCGATGAAGTCAGGCAAAGAATATCATTTTATAGAATTTATGACCTGTCCTGGCGGCTGTATAGGTGGTGGTGGACAGCCAATCTATAGAGAAGATGGTGTGCTTGAGAAAAGGTTGGAAGCAATTTATAATATTGATCGGGAAAAAGAATTAAGAAAGTCTCATGAGAACCCAGAAGTTGAAATACTATATAATGAATATTTAGGTGAACCAGGCAGTAAACTTGCCCATAAGCTTCTCCATACTGAATATTCTTCTCAGAGTATTTATTAG
- a CDS encoding complex I 24 kDa subunit family protein — MPVKQELNWYKIIPEIDKIVEKNDFKEEELLEILHSTQEFIGYIPLEAQERIAKKLKVSPARVKSVISFYNHFTDQPRGKFEIAFCKGTACYVKGSEKIIDRIKNEFNLEAGETTEDGLLSLEVVRCLGACGLAPVMTINGEAYGLLNPEKAVRIIEHKIQKASIEEVQMK; from the coding sequence ATGCCTGTAAAACAGGAACTTAATTGGTATAAGATTATTCCAGAGATTGATAAAATTGTGGAAAAGAATGATTTCAAAGAAGAGGAGTTATTGGAGATTCTTCATAGCACTCAGGAATTTATAGGCTATATTCCTCTGGAAGCTCAGGAAAGAATTGCAAAAAAGCTTAAAGTATCACCGGCAAGGGTTAAAAGTGTTATTTCTTTTTATAATCATTTTACTGATCAGCCCCGGGGCAAATTTGAAATAGCTTTCTGTAAAGGAACAGCCTGTTATGTTAAGGGTTCTGAAAAAATAATTGATAGAATAAAAAATGAATTTAATCTAGAGGCCGGTGAAACTACTGAAGATGGACTTCTGTCATTAGAAGTGGTTCGTTGTCTTGGAGCCTGTGGACTTGCTCCAGTTATGACAATTAATGGTGAAGCATATGGCTTACTTAATCCAGAAAAGGCTGTAAGAATTATTGAGCATAAGATTCAAAAGGCGAGCATTGAGGAGGTGCAGATGAAATAA
- a CDS encoding FAD-dependent oxidoreductase — MARFNNVDEIQFYRDSLKSESENNLDTEIVVGLGTCGIASGAKDTLEAIKKELEWKNIKDIKISQTGCMGYCVGEPLVEIRQGDSKVLYENIKDFKVEELLQQHLIEGNIVERWQVDEDLDFFKAQERIVLKNCGLIDPESIDDAISNGAYRGLAKAIKEMDQEDIVNEITVSKLRGRGGGGFPTGMKWKFALDSPGEKKYVVCNADEGDPGAFMDRSILEGDPHRLIEGMIIAGYAIGANYGYVYCRAEYPLAISRLRKAIKDAEDYGILGENILGSGFDFNLDIRLGAGAFVCGEETALLASLEGHRGEPKPRPPYPPQKGYKGYPTVINNVETLANIPDIIDKGRHWFKNIGTEDSPGTKVFALAGKVRNNGLVEVPMGTKLGDIVFDIGGGLINDGKFKAAQTGGPSGGCIPIEHLNVPIDYDSLKELGTIMGSGGLIVMDQQDCMVDLAKYFIDFCKDESCGKCTPCRIGTTRMLEILDKITKGEGEQKDLDLLLDMGEKVQDSSFCGLGQTAPNPVVSTARYFMDEYKAHIEDNYCESSRCASMFDSPCQNSCPANVDVPKYIDLVRQGRYKEAYKEIQRENPLVLVCGRVCYNLCEPSCNRRSLDEGLAIRELKRFISDIVPKIEGGYPIPKIKEDKNEQVAVIGSGPAGLTAAFYLRKQGYQVKIFESNSVLGGLLAVGIPEFRLPQDKLNEEITVLTTMGVDVEIESELGRDFNFDDLKKQGYKAVYLALGTHNDLDIGIEGEELDGVYNAIELLKKINLEQGIDMEGKKIAVVGGGNAAIDVARNAVRMGADEVNIVYRRREEEMPAHGEEVEEAKYEKVNMHTQVNPVRIDGEDGKVVGLECVQIEEGDFDQSGRRRPQAIEGSNFMLDVDIVVMAIGQNVDDKFNAGDIKIKMTDNNMIEVNENKQTNIPWIFAGGDCITGPSTVVESVKQGKDVAREIDIYLGGDGDIVSPSEIERELSGEIKEEEKPQVKMPKILLSQRIKSFKEIEKGYSEEQAQEEAARCLRCDVEIK; from the coding sequence ATGGCAAGATTTAATAATGTAGATGAAATTCAATTCTATAGAGATAGCCTCAAAAGTGAAAGTGAAAACAACCTCGATACTGAAATTGTTGTTGGTCTTGGCACCTGTGGAATAGCATCTGGTGCTAAAGATACTCTAGAAGCCATTAAGAAAGAGTTGGAATGGAAAAATATCAAGGATATTAAAATATCTCAGACAGGCTGTATGGGGTATTGTGTAGGAGAGCCTCTGGTTGAAATAAGGCAGGGCGATTCAAAAGTATTATATGAGAATATAAAAGATTTCAAAGTAGAAGAATTGCTCCAGCAGCATTTAATCGAGGGAAATATAGTTGAACGCTGGCAGGTAGATGAAGATTTAGATTTTTTCAAGGCCCAGGAAAGAATAGTATTAAAGAATTGTGGATTGATTGATCCAGAAAGTATTGATGATGCAATTAGCAACGGAGCTTATCGAGGCCTTGCCAAAGCAATTAAGGAGATGGACCAGGAAGACATAGTAAATGAAATAACTGTATCAAAGCTCAGAGGGCGGGGTGGAGGCGGTTTTCCAACTGGTATGAAGTGGAAATTCGCATTAGACAGTCCAGGCGAAAAGAAATATGTTGTCTGTAATGCAGATGAAGGTGATCCTGGAGCCTTTATGGATAGAAGTATTCTAGAAGGGGACCCCCACCGTTTGATTGAAGGCATGATTATTGCCGGCTATGCCATTGGAGCTAATTATGGATATGTTTACTGTAGAGCAGAATATCCTCTGGCAATTAGTAGATTGAGAAAAGCTATTAAAGATGCTGAAGATTACGGAATTTTAGGAGAAAATATTCTTGGTTCAGGGTTTGATTTTAATCTGGATATCAGGTTAGGTGCTGGTGCTTTTGTCTGTGGCGAAGAAACAGCTTTACTGGCATCACTGGAAGGTCATAGAGGCGAGCCTAAGCCGCGGCCACCTTATCCTCCACAGAAAGGATATAAGGGTTACCCAACTGTAATTAATAATGTTGAAACCCTGGCTAATATTCCAGATATAATTGATAAAGGCAGGCACTGGTTTAAAAATATCGGAACTGAAGATAGCCCGGGGACTAAAGTTTTTGCTCTGGCCGGTAAAGTTAGAAATAATGGTCTGGTAGAAGTTCCAATGGGAACAAAATTAGGTGATATTGTCTTTGACATCGGTGGCGGTCTAATCAATGATGGTAAATTCAAGGCTGCCCAGACTGGAGGGCCTTCTGGCGGTTGTATTCCGATTGAGCATTTAAATGTTCCTATTGATTATGATTCATTAAAAGAACTTGGAACTATCATGGGTTCTGGTGGATTAATTGTTATGGACCAGCAGGATTGTATGGTCGATCTGGCTAAATATTTTATAGATTTCTGTAAAGATGAATCCTGCGGGAAATGCACACCCTGTAGAATTGGTACAACTAGAATGCTAGAAATACTTGATAAGATAACAAAGGGAGAAGGAGAGCAGAAAGATTTAGATCTTTTATTAGATATGGGAGAAAAGGTTCAGGATTCTTCTTTCTGTGGCCTGGGTCAGACTGCCCCAAATCCAGTTGTTAGTACTGCCAGGTATTTTATGGACGAATATAAAGCCCATATTGAAGATAATTACTGTGAATCTTCAAGATGTGCCTCAATGTTTGATTCGCCATGTCAGAACTCCTGTCCTGCTAATGTTGATGTTCCTAAATATATTGATCTAGTAAGACAGGGGCGCTATAAAGAAGCCTATAAGGAAATACAGCGAGAAAATCCACTTGTTCTTGTCTGTGGCAGAGTCTGTTACAATCTCTGTGAGCCATCATGTAACCGCCGTTCCCTGGATGAAGGGCTTGCTATTCGAGAATTAAAAAGGTTTATTAGTGATATAGTGCCTAAAATCGAAGGTGGTTATCCGATTCCAAAGATTAAAGAAGACAAGAATGAGCAGGTAGCAGTTATCGGCTCAGGTCCAGCAGGTTTAACAGCTGCATTCTATTTACGAAAACAGGGTTATCAGGTAAAAATCTTTGAATCTAATTCAGTTTTAGGAGGACTTTTAGCAGTAGGTATTCCTGAATTTAGACTTCCTCAGGATAAACTAAATGAAGAAATAACTGTCTTAACAACAATGGGAGTAGATGTTGAGATTGAAAGTGAACTCGGCAGAGACTTTAACTTTGATGATCTTAAAAAACAGGGCTATAAAGCAGTTTATCTGGCATTAGGAACCCATAATGACCTTGATATTGGAATAGAAGGCGAGGAATTAGATGGCGTTTATAATGCTATAGAGCTTCTTAAAAAGATTAATCTGGAACAGGGCATAGATATGGAAGGCAAGAAAATAGCTGTTGTTGGTGGAGGAAATGCAGCTATAGATGTTGCCAGAAATGCTGTTAGGATGGGCGCTGACGAGGTTAATATTGTATATCGCCGGAGAGAAGAAGAAATGCCAGCCCACGGTGAAGAAGTTGAAGAGGCCAAATATGAAAAGGTTAATATGCATACCCAGGTAAATCCAGTCAGAATAGATGGTGAGGATGGAAAAGTTGTTGGCCTGGAATGTGTACAAATTGAAGAGGGTGACTTTGATCAATCAGGTCGGAGGAGGCCTCAGGCAATAGAAGGTTCTAACTTTATGCTGGATGTAGATATAGTTGTAATGGCAATCGGTCAGAATGTCGATGATAAATTTAATGCTGGCGATATAAAAATTAAGATGACTGACAATAATATGATAGAAGTTAATGAAAATAAACAGACAAATATTCCCTGGATATTTGCAGGTGGTGATTGTATTACTGGACCATCAACTGTTGTAGAATCAGTTAAACAGGGTAAGGACGTGGCAAGAGAAATTGATATTTATTTAGGTGGAGATGGTGATATTGTTTCTCCAAGTGAAATAGAAAGAGAACTAAGCGGAGAAATTAAAGAAGAAGAAAAACCACAGGTTAAAATGCCTAAGATCCTGCTATCTCAGAGAATAAAAAGCTTTAAAGAAATAGAGAAAGGTTATTCTGAAGAACAGGCCCAGGAAGAGGCTGCAAGGTGTTTACGCTGTGATGTTGAGATTAAATAG
- a CDS encoding YczE/YyaS/YitT family protein, translating into MNKISDLLSVENLNRVVVVLSGTFLISLGLYLFLNSNFGLTPFTVMINGLTNTFGLTFGQTSIIFKLSVIISFLLFTDKTFGIGTIINAVFVGLFVDLLTLIFGSFTPEILAIRVLVLFSAIITVSTGIAIYVSEDMGEGAVEAIMMYFKSKTGFSVKSVRMSIDIGFGTLGFLLGASLDIGTLIAAVAIGPVTQRVFGVISNVKSRS; encoded by the coding sequence ATGAATAAAATAAGTGATTTATTGTCGGTGGAAAATTTGAATCGGGTTGTTGTTGTTCTCTCAGGTACATTCTTAATCAGTTTAGGTTTATATCTATTTTTAAATTCTAATTTTGGGCTTACACCATTTACAGTTATGATAAATGGTTTAACAAATACATTTGGACTGACTTTTGGTCAGACATCAATAATATTTAAGCTAAGTGTAATTATCTCATTTTTATTATTTACTGATAAGACTTTTGGGATCGGAACGATTATTAATGCTGTGTTTGTTGGACTTTTTGTAGACCTTTTGACATTAATTTTTGGTAGTTTTACTCCAGAAATTCTGGCTATCAGGGTTTTAGTTTTATTTTCAGCTATAATAACTGTTAGTACAGGAATAGCCATTTATGTTTCTGAAGATATGGGAGAAGGTGCAGTTGAGGCTATTATGATGTATTTTAAAAGCAAAACTGGATTTTCTGTTAAGTCAGTTAGAATGTCAATCGATATCGGCTTTGGCACTCTGGGCTTTTTGCTCGGTGCAAGTCTGGATATTGGAACTCTGATAGCAGCTGTTGCGATTGGCCCTGTAACTCAGAGAGTCTTCGGTGTTATTTCTAATGTTAAATCAAGATCTTAA